A window of Esox lucius isolate fEsoLuc1 chromosome 18, fEsoLuc1.pri, whole genome shotgun sequence contains these coding sequences:
- the atp5mpl gene encoding ATP synthase subunit ATP5MPL, mitochondrial yields the protein MAGRAFANWWTKMRPYYAGAYQEMWVGLGIMTLLYYKISYGGKKEVKGKPAH from the exons ATGGCAGGGCGGGCATTTGCAAACTGGTGGACCAAGATGCGCCCTTACTATGCTGGGGCGTACCAGGAGATGTGGGTCGGCTTGGGTATCATGACATTGCTGTACTACAAAATCTCCTATGGTG GAAAGAAAGAAGTAAAAGGAA AGCCTGCACATTGA